The genomic window CACCCAGTTCGACGTCTTCGCCGATTCGGGCACCACCGTCGCCAACGGGGTGCAGGTGCGCATCAGTTACGACCGTACCGGCGACGGGACCTGGGACCGCACGGAGACGTACAACTACTTCGCCACCGATCCCGTCAGCGGGTACGAGCACTACACCCAGTCCAAGGGGCTCAAGTCCTCGACCGGAAGCCACGGCAACCTGTCCAACGGGACGGTGAAGGTCGAGGTCTGGAACGCCATCGGCAACGGCACGAGCACCGTGGGGACCGGCAACCAGTCGGTCGTCCACATCCCGTACGGCTGATGATTCGTCAGGACCTTTGCAGATAGCAGGTGTAGGCACCCGTCACGGTGGTCTCCGTTCCTCCCTGGCCGACCGTCAGGGTCACCTCGGAGTCCCCCATGACGCTGAACCCGTCCGCGTAAGCGCCGCCGCGCCGCCAGTCCTTCGGCGCGGCGGCGTAGACGCGTTCGCACGCGGTCCTGGCATATCCGTCGCCTCCCCGGACATCGGGGTCGCCGGGGAGGGTCCGGTCCACCTTCACGTGGCCGAGCACCCTCAGGTCGTGCGGCTTCGCGCAGTCCACGGGCCGCACGACCTCCGCCGCACCGAGCCCCGTGTCACCCGTGGTGGCACACCGCCCGTCCGCGAGGCCGGCGACCGGGGCCAGCACCTCGGCGGCGTCCTCGGCGCCCTTGCCGCCGGAAGGCCCCTTGCCCTTCACCGGCTCACCGAAGGCGCTGAGCGCGAAGGCCGCGCGCAACCGCTTCACACCGAGGAGTTCCCGCTGCTCGTGGAGCCGGTCCAGCACGGGCCCGAGGTCGGCGGTGGCCGAGGACAGCCGCCCGTCGGCGTCGAGGCGCACCGTGACGTCGACCGGGTCGAGGCCCCAGTCGCCCTGGAGGCTCTGCAGGTCGCGGGGCAGCAGTTCGGACGCGACCTCGGGGAGAGCGGTCACCGCGTACACCCGGCTGCCGTCGGCCTTGCGTACGGGCTTCTCCCGCGGGATCAGGCGCGGCACGAGATCCGCGAGGGTGCCGCTGTACGGGGCCGCGTCGCCCGCGGCGTGCGCCGCGATCACGCCGGTGGACTCACCGAGTTCGTTGACGGCGCGGGGTGTGAACTTCAGCCAGGAGGAGGCTCCGTGCCGAACGTAGACGTCCTCACCGGATGTAGCGAGCACCCGCCCGCCCTTCGGGTCCGCCGCACCGAGCCGCTCCCGGAGCCCGGCCGGGAAGTGCCGGTCGGCGTCGAGGCCGAGCTTCGCGAAGGACGTACCGCGCGCGTAGTCCAGGCTGCCCCGCGTGCGGTCCACCGCGTCGCCGCCGGCCGCCCCGTAGGTCAGCGTCGAGCTGAAGACGGCGGTGCCCGCGTCGCGGGTGGCGTCGGTCGCCGCCTGGAACTGCTCGGCGAGCGGCCTTCCGTAGACCGCTTCCCCCGCCGGGGCCTTGTCCTCGGCGGCGCATCCGGCCATGCCGATGATGACCGGGAGCAGCAGCGCGGCTGCGGCTCTCCGGTGTCGTGCGGTATTCAGTGTGCCCACCCCTTGCGCCTGGTCAGGGCATTGTTCGCGCCTGGCCGGAAAGTCTGATCGTGATCGCTGCGGACGCCCGGCGCCAGCACGGAATGATCACGCTCTCCGATTACCGGACATCGGTGACAGGGCGGCCGGACATGCCAGGGCATGGCGGTGCGGCCGGCACGGGATACCCGTGCCGGCCGCACCGTCGCGCCCAGGCCTCCTCGGACAGAACACCTAGGCCTTGACGAGCGAGGGCTTCTCCTCGTCCCCGCCCCTGGCGTCCGGGACGTGCGGCTCGCCGCTGTGGGCGTCGTCCGTCATCGTCTGCTCGTCGAACGGGAGGACGCCGGAGAGGACCCGGTCCACCCGCTCCCGGTCGATCTCCTTGGTCCAGGTGCCCACCAGCACCGTCGCCACCGCGTTGCCCGCGAAGTTCGTCAGGGCGCGGGCCTCGCTCATGAAGCGGTCGATGCCGACGATCAGGCCGACCCCGTCGACCAGTTCGGGGCGGTGCGACTGCAGGCCGCCCGCGAGGGTGGCGAGGCCGGCGCCGGTGACGCCCGCGGCGCCCTTGGAGGCGATCACCATGAAGACGAGGAGCGAGATCTGCTCGCCGATGCTCAGCGGGTCGCCCGTGGCGTTGGCGATGAAGAGCGAGGCCATGGTGAGGTAGATGGCGGTGCCGTCGAGGTTGAAGCTGTAGCCGGTCGGCACGGTGATGCCGACGACGGGCTTGCTGACGCCCATGTGCTCCATCTTCGCGATGAGCCGCGGCAGCGCCGACTCGGACGACGACGTGGACAGGATCAGCAGGAACTCGCGCCCGAGGTACTTCAGCAGCGACAGGATGTTGATGCCGGCCACCACCCGCAGGATCGTGCCCAGGATCACGAACACGAACAGGGCGCAGGTGACGTAGAAGCCGACCATGATGATGGCGAGGGACTTCAGGGCGTCCACGCCGGTCTCGCCGACGACCGCGGCCATGGCACCGAACGCTCCGACCGGCGCCGCCCACATGATCATCGCAAGGATGCGGAAGACCAGGCGCTGGATGTGGCCGATGCCGCGCAGGACCGGCTCGCCGGCCGACCCCATCGCCTGCAGCGCGAAGCCCGCGAGCAGCGCGATGAGCAGCGTCTGCAGGACCTCGCCCTCGGTGAAGGCGGAGACCATGGTGGTGGGGATGATCCCGAGCAGGAA from Streptomyces sp. NBC_01341 includes these protein-coding regions:
- a CDS encoding cation:dicarboxylate symporter family transporter — its product is MAEKAARRDRTHYLYLAVIAAVVLGITVGLVAPDFAVELKPIGTGFVALIKMMISPIIFCTIVLGVGSVRKAAKVGAVGGLALGYFLVMSTVALAIGLVVGNILEPGSTLHLTDAARAAGEKQASGASESTVDFLLGIIPTTMVSAFTEGEVLQTLLIALLAGFALQAMGSAGEPVLRGIGHIQRLVFRILAMIMWAAPVGAFGAMAAVVGETGVDALKSLAIIMVGFYVTCALFVFVILGTILRVVAGINILSLLKYLGREFLLILSTSSSESALPRLIAKMEHMGVSKPVVGITVPTGYSFNLDGTAIYLTMASLFIANATGDPLSIGEQISLLVFMVIASKGAAGVTGAGLATLAGGLQSHRPELVDGVGLIVGIDRFMSEARALTNFAGNAVATVLVGTWTKEIDRERVDRVLSGVLPFDEQTMTDDAHSGEPHVPDARGGDEEKPSLVKA